The genomic segment GAAGCGGTAGATGGACTGTCTATTAAAGAGGATGGAACCTATATTGACGGCACCTTCGGCCGTGGTGGCCACTCGCGCCTTATCCTCGAGCAACTTGGGCCCAATGGCCGTTTGATTGCGATCGATCGTGACCCACAGGCGATCGCCGAGGCACAAAAGATTGATGATCCCCGCTTTGAGATTGTGCACGGTGCATTTTCCGAGCTGGCCAGCTATGTGGCCGAGCGGGGACTGACCGGCAAGATCGATGGTGTGCTGCTGGATCTGGGAGTCTCCTCACCTCAGCTTGATGATGCCGAGCGCGGCTTTAGCTTCATGAATGATGGCCCTCTGGATATGCGGATGGACTCCAGCAAGGGTGAGACTGCAGCGGACTGGCTGGCTTACGCTGAAGCGGAAGATATCGCCAGAGTGCTGAAAGAGTATGGCGAGGAGCGCTTTGCCAAGCGGATCGCCCGCGGCATAGTACGCCACCGTGAGGAGCAGGTTTTAGAGCGCACCGGGCAGCTGGCAAGTCTCATCGCAGAGGTGAGCCCGACCCGTGAGCGGCATAAGCATCCGGCGACCCGTAGTTTTCAGGCGATCCGTATCCATATCAATGGTGAGCTTGAGCAGATTGATGAGGCGCTGGAGGCGGCACTCAAGGTGCTGGCTTCCGAGGGGCGGCTGTCGGTGATTAGCTTCCACTCCCTTGAAGATCGCCGGGTGAAGCGCTTTATCCGCAAGCATGAAAAAGGGATTGAGCCACCTCCGGGCCTGCCTCTGACCGAACAGCAGATGAACCAGGGACGCTCCTTGCGCTCAATTGGCAAGGCGCGTAAGCCCAGTGAGCAAGAGATAGAGCAGAATGTGCGGGCCAGAAGCTCGGTGTTACGAATTGCTGAGAGACTGGTGTTTTAACCGGGAGAGAACATGGCTGAGCAAAGGATCAACCTGACACGGGAGATACTCAGTGACCTGCTACGGCATAAGGTGCAGCTGATATTGGTTGTGCTGGTGTTGGTGGCGGCATTTTCAGTCATCGTCATCACCAACCAGACCCGGATCGCCATAAGTCAGCAAAATAAGCAGCTGATGCACCAGGACAAGCTGGATGATGAGTGGCGGCATCTTCTGCTGGAAGATAGTGCATTGGCGGAGCATTCGCGGATCAGTTTTATCGCGCGAACCAAGCTTCAGATGGTGCGACCGGCACCCAAACAGGAACGGATCATTACTGAGCGATGAAGTATCAGGGACGAACCAAGAAGCAAAAACCGGTTCTCAGCCAGTGGCGCTTTGCCACGGTCGGGGCCGGGATTGCGCTGCTGTTTATAGTTCTTGTGGCTCGGACCGCCTATATCCAGGTGGTTGAACCGGATCAGTTGCGTTACCAGGGAGATCTGCGCTCGCTGCGGATTACCACCACCGAAGCCCAGCGCGGGATGATCGAGGATCGCAACGGCGAAGTGCTGGCGGTCTCGGTTCCTGTCGAAACCGTATGGGCCGATCCCAAGCTGGTGCATGATAAGGGCTCTCTGCAGCATAAGGCGGCCTGGCAGGCGCTGGCCGACGTGCTGGATGACTCTTATGACAGCCTGTATGACAAGGTCAAAAATCCTAAGAAGCGCTTTGTCTATCTCAAGCGGCAGGTCTCTTCGGCGGTAGCCGACTATATCCGTAAGCTCAAGCTGCCGGGAATCTACTTAAGACCCGAGTCCCGCCGCTTCTATCCGACCGGTGAGATCAATGCCCAGCTGGTCGGGCTGACCAATATCGATGATAAGGGGATCGCCGGTATTGAGCTTAGCTATAACCAGTGGCTTGCAGGCAGTGCTACTGAGCGCAGGGTACGCAAGGATCGCCTGGGTCATGTGATCGAGAATATGGGAGTGGTGCGCGAGGGTAAAAAGCCCCATCAACTGACCCTGAGTATCGATCAACGCATTCAGTCGATGGCCTATAAGGCGCTTAAGCGGGCCACCGCGTACAATCAGGCAACCTCTGCCTCTTTGGTGATGATCAAGGTCAATACAGGTGAGATCCTGGCGATGGCCAATACTCCCTCCTATAACCCGAATAATCGCTCTGATTATCGAAGCTTCAGGGCCCGGGATCGCGCCATCACAGACGCCTATGAACCGGGCTCGACTCTCAAGCCTCTGATCATGGTCAGTGCTCTGGAGCACAAGGTGGTTGAGCCGGATTCCATCATAGATACCTCCCCGGGCTGGCTGTACCTTGGGGCACAGCGGGTCTCCGACGAGGGACATAACTACGGTAAGATCACCCTGGGTCAAATCCTTGAGCACTCCTCCAACATGGGGATGACCAAGATTGCCCTCAGGGAAACGCCGCAGCAGATGCTCAGTACCCTGTATAACCTTGGAATTGGCAATACCACGGGGGTGGGGCTCACCGGAGAGGCCGCGGGGTTCATGCCGCAGCGGCGCCGCTGGTCCAAGTTTGAGCAGGCGACCCTCTCATTTGGTTATGGGGTGACGGTCACTCCCCTCCAGCTCGCCTATGCCTACTCGATATTGGGTAATGGCGGCATTCGTTATCCACTGAGCATCCTCAAGCTCAATAAGGCCCCCAGGGGGAGCGGGTGGTGCCCCAGCGCGATGCCGATGAAGTGGTCAAGATGCTGGAGAAAGTAATATCCGGCGGAACCGGGACAAAAGCTGCTGTTCCGGGCTACCTTGTCGCAGGAAAAACCGGTACGGCCCGAAAAGCGGTTGCAGGGGGCTATGGAAATGACTATGTTGCTCTGTTTGCCGGGCTAGCGCCCGCGTCCAACCCGCAGCTGGCGATGGCGGTCGTGGTCAATGATCCCAAGGGGGATCGTTACTATGGCGGTCAGGTTGCAGCACCCGTATTTTCAGAAGTGATGAGTGGCGCCTTGCAGTTATTGAATATTCCACCCGATGCCGAGCCTGCTGGTGGCGAGGGTAGTAAAATGCGATTTGTTAAGCATGAGGAGGTTAAAGATGCTCATGCTTGATGATCTCCTCAGACCCTGGGGAGTAATAGCACCTAACCGAGAGGTTCAGAACATAACACTGGACAGTCGTACTCTCCAACCGGGGGAGCTATTTTTGGCGGTCCGAGGCCATGAAGTTGATGGTCGTAACTATATAACATCTGCCATCGGTAAAGGAGCGAGTGCTGTCGTTGTGGAGTGTGATTCACATCAGCAGCATGGGTCATGCGAAGTACGTGACGGGGTCCCCTGCCTGTCGTTCTGGCAACTTTCAATGCATCTGTCTGCGATTGCCGCCCGCTTTTATGGGCAGCCTGCAGAACAGATGGCAGTCGTGGGAGTCACCGGAACCAATGGTAAGAGCACCATCTCTCATCTGGTTGCGAACTGGTGTCAGCTCTTGGGGCAGCAGTCAGCCGTGATGGGCACGTTGGGCAATGGCTTGTGGCAAAAGATAAGGCCCGGGACAAATACCACTGCCAGTGCAGTTGAGTGCCAGCAGTTGCTGGCGCAGTTTGTCAAACAAAGGGTCGATGTAGTGGCAATGGAGGTCTCATCCCACGGACTGGATCAGTTTCGGGTAGATGGGATCCCGTTTCGGGTCGCGGTCTTCAGCAATCTCAGCCGCGATCACCTCGATTATCACGGGGATTTGCAAAGCTATGCAGAGGCAAAAAGCCGGCTGTTTAGCTTTAGCTCCGTTGAACATCGGGTGATCAATGCTGACGATCTGCTGGGCCGCGGTTTGATTCAACAATATCCACAATCTATCGCTTATTCGCTAAAAGGCCGGCCTTTGGCACACCCGGGAGATTCAATCTGGGTTGAGGCTATAGAATTTAGCGATTCTGGCTTTTGCGCCCGGATCGGCTCCTCATTTGGTCGGGGTGAGCTCAAGGTTCCCTTGCTGGGTGAGTTTAATGTTGAAAATGTTCTGGCAGCCCTGGGCTCAATGCTGGCCCTTGGTTATGAATGGAATGCTCTGTTAGATGTGGCGCCACGGTTGATGGCGGTGTCTGGACGGATGGAGCTGTTCTCCTCTGAAAACCATCCCGCCATGGTGGTGGATTATGCCCACACCCCGGATGCGCTGCATAAGGCGTTGCTTGCGGTTCGCCAGCACTGCAGGGGGACCCTGTGGTGTATTTTTGGCTGCGGCGGGGACAGGGACAGGGGCAAGCGTTCACAGATGATGGCGTTGGCCGAGGAGCATGCAGACAGGGTGGTGGTAACCGATGACAACCCACGCCGCGAGTCACCCGGGCAGATCGTGTCTGAGATACTGGCCGGAGCAGACAAGCCGGAGCGGGTGCAGGTGATTCATCAGCGTGATCAGGCGATCCGCTGGGCCTTTGAGCAGGCGGCGAAGGATGATCTGATCCTGGTTGCCGGCAAGGGCCATGAAGATTATCAGATAGTAGGAGATAAGGTGCTCGATTTTAGTGACCGCCAGTGGGTCAGAGAGCTTCAGGAGAGTCAGTCATGATTCCCCTGAATCTGCAACAGATCGCACAGGTTCTCAATGCGACCCTGGTCGGGGATAGCTGTACGCTGGCATCGGTCAGTATAGATACCCGAACCCTTGGCCCGGGTGCCCTGTATGTGGCCTTGCGAGGCGAACGGTTTGATGGGCATCAGTTTTGTGACAAGGCAAGAGAGCAGGGGCGGTTGCCCTGTTGGTTCAGGAGCGCCAGGATGTTGCTTTACCTCAATTAGTGGTCAGGGATAGCCATCAGGCATTGGCCGATCTTGGTGCTTATGTCCGCTCTCAACTGGATCTGAAGGTTGCAGCTATCACCGGAAGCTGTGGCAAGACCTCGGTCAAAGAGATGCTGGCGAGTATTCTGGGGCGTGAGGGGAAAGCACTGGCGACCCGCGGCAATCTGAATAACGAGATAGGGGTGCCACTGACATTGCTGGAGCTGACCGAAGAGCATCAGTATGCGGTCATCGAGCTTGGGGCAAATCACGCCGGCGAGATCGCCTTTACTACGGCACTCACTCGCCCGGATGTCGCCGTGGTGACCAATGTCTCGGCGGCACACCTTGAGGGTTTTGGCTCCCTACAGGGGGTGGCCGATGCCAAGTTCGAGATTTTCCAGGGGCTGGGCAAAGAGGGGATCGCGGTTCTTAATCGCAAGCAATATGACTTCGAAAATTGGCATCACAAGCTGGCGATACAGCCCCAGCTGGGATTTGCCCTTGAGGATCCTGACTCGGATCTCTACGCCGATGCGATAGAGATGCAGGCCTCGGGGTGCCGGTTTATGCTGCACACCCCGAAAGGAGCCGCAGAGGTGCGACTCAGGGTTCCCGGGCGTCATAATGTGGCTAATGCGTTGGCAGCTGCCGGCACGGCATTGGCTTTAGGGATCCCTCTGGAGACTATTGTTGCGGGCCTTGAGGCGTTCGACTCGGTTCCGGGGCGCCTGCAACGAACCGAGCTCAAAGATTGTGTGGTGATCGATGACAGTTACAATGCCAGTGCCGATTCGGTGAGTGCTGCCATTGAGGTGCTCAAAGAGATGCCAGGCTACCGGATCTTCGTGTTTGGGGATATGGCTGAGCTTGGAGATGAGAGTGATGCTCTTCATCAGCGGATCGGCCGGGAGCTGAAGGCCAGTGGTATTGAACAGGTACTGCTGCTGGGTGATAAGACCCGGCTGACGGCCAAAGAGTGCCAGGGGCACTGGTACAGCGATAAGCCGCTGCTGATCAAGGCATTGGAGCAGCTAATAACAGAACAAAAAGATGTAGTGATTTTGGTTAAAGGGGCCAGAAGTATGAAGATGGATGAGGTTGTGACTGTACTCACCAATAACGAGGAGATGGCATGCTAGTCTGGCTTGCGGAGCATCTGACACACTATTGGAGTGTGTTTAATATCTTTTCGTACCTGACTTTTCGGGCGATCCTGAGCATTCTGACCAGTCTGGTGATCTGTCTGTGGATGGGGCCGCGCCTTATCAAGCGCCTGCAACGTCTGCAGATAGGTCAGGTGGTACGAAATGATGGGCCGGAATCCCATTTCAGCAAGTCCGGCACCCCGACCATGGGCGGGATCATGATCCTGGTTTCGATTGCGATCTCCTGCCTGCTGTGGGCGAGGCTGGATAACCCGGATGTGTGGGTGGTGCTGTTTGTGCTGGTGACCTTTGGAATCATAGGCTTCATCGATGACTACCGCAAGGTGGTGCGTAAGGACCCTAATGGTTTGATCGCCCGCTGGAAGTATTTTTGGCAATCGGTGGCAACCCTGTTGGTTGCATTTTTTCTCTATGCAACCGCCCACCATGCCAGTGAAACCACCCTGGTGATCCCCTTTTTCAAGAGTGTGATGCCTCAGCTGGGTTTGTGGTTTATTTTGCTGACCTACTTTGTGGTGGTTGGTTCGAGTAATGCGGTAAACCTGACCGATGGCCTGGATGGATTGGCGATTATGCCAACCGTCATGGTGGCTGCCGGATTTGCCATTGTGGCCTGGGCGACCGGTAATGTGAATTTTGCCAGTTACCTGCATATCCCCTATGTGCCAAAGGCCGGTGAGTTGGTGGTTGTCTGTACCTCGATTGTGGGGGCGGGCCTTGGGTTTTTATGGTTTAACACCTACCCGGCTCAGGTGTTCATGGGTGATGTTGGCTCACTGGCGCTGGGAGCTCTGCTCGGTATCATCGCCGTGTTGGTTCGCCAGGAGTTTTTGCTGGTGATCATGGGAGGAGTTTTTGTGCTGGAGACTGTTTCTGTGATCCTGCAGGTCGGCTCCTACAAGCTTCGTGGCCAGCGAATATTCCGCATGGCCCCGATACATCATCACTATGAACTCAAAGGATGGCCAGAGCCTCGGGTGATCGTTCGCTTTTGGATCATGACACTGGTGCTGGTCCTGGTGGGACTTGCAACATTGAAGATGAGGTAATCATGGCTGGGCATTCAGTCGTTGTGTTGGGGATGGGCAAGACAGGCCTGGCCTGTGTTGACTACCTGTACCGCCAGGGCGTGTCGCCTCTGGTGGTGGATAGCCGTGAAAATCCACCGGGTCTTGCCAGCCTGCCAGCGGATGTCGCCCGTCACTGTGGTGATTTTCCTCAAGAGTTGTTGTGTCGGGCGAAAACCCTGGTGGTCAGCCCCGGGATCTCTCTTAAGCAACCGGCGATTGAAGCAGCCCGGGCAAGTGGCGTTGAGATCATTGGTGATATTGAGCTGTTTGCCCGCGCAAACCGTGTGCCTGTCATCGGGATCACCGGCTCTAATGGTAAGAGTACGGTTACCACTCTGGTGGGGCTGATGGCTGAAAAAGCAGATCTCAGGGTGGGGGTCGCCGGGAATATTGGTACTCCGGTTCTCAGCCTGCTGGAGGAGTCATTGGATCTGTGTGTCCTTGAGCTCTCAAGCTTTCAGCTGGAGACCACCTTTTCTCTGAGCTGTCAGGCGGCCACTGTCCTCAATCTGAGTGAAGATCACATGGATCGCTACCTGGATATCGAAGATTATCGCGCCGCCAAATTGCGGATCTATCGAGGGGCTCAGGCGGTGATTAGTAACCGGCAGGACTTAAGAACCTATCCTCTGGAGGCTTGCCCGGATTTTAGTTTCGGCTCAGACAATAGCGGTTATGGGCTCCTGGAAGTTGATGGAGAGTGTTGGCTGGCGGTTGAGGGTGAACCTGTGATGAATACCCGGGATATGGGGTTGCTGGGACGCCACAATCAGCTCAATGCACTGGCGGCGATGGCGCTGGCCGATCGGGTCGGGATCCAAAGAGAGGCACAGCTGGCCGCACTGCGCGAGTTCAGCGGCCTTGCTTACCGCTGCGAGCTGGTTGCCAATAAGAACGGAGTGCTCTGGGTGAATGACTCCAAGGCGACCAATGTCGGGGCGACAATAGCCGCGATTGAAGGCCTTGAGGGGCAATATAGTGGTCGGCTGTTTTTGCTGGCCGGAGGCCAGGGCAAGGGGCAGGATTTTTCACCCCTTGAGCCGCTTCTCAATCACCAGGTCCATCAGACTATCTGTTTTGGTGAGGATGGGGATGCTATTGCGGGGTTAACACCACAGCACCATAGAGTGGACAGCCTGGAGCAGGCGATCGATTACTGCAGCAACCAGGTATGTGCAGGCGATCTGGTTCTGTTGGCTCCGGCCTGTGCCAGCTTCGATCAGTTCGTGAGCTTTGAGGCCCGGGGCGCACGCTTTAATCAGTTGGTCGAGCTGTTATGAGAATCGCCATCCGCCAACACTTCGACAAATTTTCTGCGCTGCGTTTTTTGCTGGGCGGGGGGAATAGCTCCGCGGTTTATGACAGGCAACTGATGTGGCTGGTGTTGGGGTTGATGGGAGTGGGTCTTATCATGGTGGGCTCAGCTTCGATCTCCGAGGGGTTGGTGCTGAAGCATGATGCTTTTTTCTTTGTAAAGCGCCACGCCTTTTACCTGGTGCTCTGTTTCGCGATGCTGGCAATCTTGCTTCAGGTGCCGATGCGTTTTTGGGAGCAATACAGCGGCCAGCTGTTGTTGCTTGCCCTGGTGATGCTGGTGATGGTGCTGATCGTCGGGCGCACCGTCAACGGTAGTACCCGCTGGCTACCGCTTGGCCCCCTGAATTTCCAGCCATCTGAGTTTGCCAAGCTGGCGCTGCTGACTTATCTCGCCAGCTACCTGGTGCGAAAACAGGAGGAGGTGCGCGATAGCCTCAAGGGGTTTTTAAAACCGCTGTTTATCCTGTTTGTGTTGACTATCCTGCTGCTAAGCCAGCCGGATCTTGGGTCGATGATCGTGCTGTTTGTGGTCACCATGGGGCTACTGTTTTTGGCCGGGGCCCGCTTGTTCCAGTTTGGCTTTCTGATGCTGGCCGGAGTCGGGGGGGTGGTTGCACTGATCCTGATCTCCCCCTATCGTCTCAAACGGGTCACCATGTTTTGGAACCCCTGGCAGGATCCCTTCGGCAGTGGATATCAGCTGACTCAGTCTTTGATGGCATTTGGCCGGGGTGGCTGGTTTGGTGTCGGGCTCGGCAATTCGGTACAAAAACTTGAGTACCTGCCCGAAGCTCACACGGACTTTGTTTTTTCGATTCTGGGTGAAGAGCTGGGCTATATCGGGGTGGTAGTTGTGCTGGCGATGCTGTTTTGCCTGGCCTGGAAAGCCCTGATGATAGGGCGCAGAGCCCTGCTGGCCAACCGATTGTATGAGGGGTATCTCGCCTGTGGGATCAGCATCTGGTTTAGCTTTCAGTCGGTGGTTAATGTCGGGGCTGCCTGTGGTTTGCTGCCGACCAAGGGATTGACTCTGCCACTGGTGAGTTATGGCGGTTCCAGCCTGATTATGGTTGCTGCCGCAGTGGCGATCTTATTGCGCATCGATCACGAGATGCGGGTTTCGGGTATGCAGGCCCGTCATTTGGAGAGTTAACATGAGTAAACGGACACTATTAGTGATGGCTGGCGGAACCGGAGGACATGTTTTTCCCGGCTTGGCCGTTGCTGATTATCTGAAGCAGCAGGGCTGGGATATTCATTGGCTGGGTACCCGTGAGCGCCTGGAGGCTCAGTTAGTGCCGGAGCATGGTTACCCTATCTCTTTCATTGAGATCAAGGCGCTCAGAGGGCAGGGGCTCAAGAGTAAGCTGCAGGCCCCCTGGAAGCTGTTAAAGGCATTGGGGCAAGCTCGCCGGGTGATAAAGGCCATCAAGCCTGATGTGGTACTGGGAATGGGCGGCTTTGCCAGTGGTCCGGGTGGTGTCGCGGCACGCCTTGCGGGGATCCCCCTGGTTCTTCACGAGCAAAATGCCGCCGCCGGGATGACCAATCGCCTGCTTTCTAAAATTGCGACTCGAGTGCTGGAAGCTTTTCCTAATACTTTTCAAAATTCACCCAAGCTGGAGCTGGTGGGCAACCCGGTTCGCCAGGCGATGATCGATATCCCTGCCCCACAGGAGCGGCTGGATCTGAGCCGCAAATCCCTGAGGGTGCTGGTGATCGGTGGTAGCCAGGGTGCAAAAGTTCTTAATGAGACACTGCCACAGGCGGTGGCTAATATCGCTGATCTTGAGATCCGCCATCAGTGTGGCAAGGGCCAGCAGCAGAGCGTCTCTGAGGCCTACTACGATCTTGGAGTTAAAACCGGGGTTCAGGCCAATGTGACTGTTCTGCCTTTCATCAAAGACATGGCCGCGGCCTACACCTGGGCGGATCTTCTGATCTGCCGGGCCGGAGCGCTTACGGTTGCTGAGGTCTCTGCGGCGGGAGTGGCGGCGATCTTTGTTCCTTTTGCCGCGGCGGTCGATGATCACCAGACCAAGAATGCCCGGCAGTTGGTCAGAGCGGGAGCCGCCCTGCTGATCCCTCAGGCGGAGTTAACTGCAGAATTACTGAGCCAGAAAATAGCGCAGCTTGCACAAGACAGGCCGCAGAT from the Dongshaea marina genome contains:
- a CDS encoding Mur ligase domain-containing protein produces the protein MIPLNLQQIAQVLNATLVGDSCTLASVSIDTRTLGPGALYVALRGERFDGHQFCDKAREQGRLPCWFRSARMLLYLN
- the ftsW gene encoding cell division protein FtsW — protein: MWLVLGLMGVGLIMVGSASISEGLVLKHDAFFFVKRHAFYLVLCFAMLAILLQVPMRFWEQYSGQLLLLALVMLVMVLIVGRTVNGSTRWLPLGPLNFQPSEFAKLALLTYLASYLVRKQEEVRDSLKGFLKPLFILFVLTILLLSQPDLGSMIVLFVVTMGLLFLAGARLFQFGFLMLAGVGGVVALILISPYRLKRVTMFWNPWQDPFGSGYQLTQSLMAFGRGGWFGVGLGNSVQKLEYLPEAHTDFVFSILGEELGYIGVVVVLAMLFCLAWKALMIGRRALLANRLYEGYLACGISIWFSFQSVVNVGAACGLLPTKGLTLPLVSYGGSSLIMVAAAVAILLRIDHEMRVSGMQARHLES
- the rsmH gene encoding 16S rRNA (cytosine(1402)-N(4))-methyltransferase RsmH, with protein sequence MTEQQYLHKTVLLHEAVDGLSIKEDGTYIDGTFGRGGHSRLILEQLGPNGRLIAIDRDPQAIAEAQKIDDPRFEIVHGAFSELASYVAERGLTGKIDGVLLDLGVSSPQLDDAERGFSFMNDGPLDMRMDSSKGETAADWLAYAEAEDIARVLKEYGEERFAKRIARGIVRHREEQVLERTGQLASLIAEVSPTRERHKHPATRSFQAIRIHINGELEQIDEALEAALKVLASEGRLSVISFHSLEDRRVKRFIRKHEKGIEPPPGLPLTEQQMNQGRSLRSIGKARKPSEQEIEQNVRARSSVLRIAERLVF
- the ftsL gene encoding cell division protein FtsL — protein: MAEQRINLTREILSDLLRHKVQLILVVLVLVAAFSVIVITNQTRIAISQQNKQLMHQDKLDDEWRHLLLEDSALAEHSRISFIARTKLQMVRPAPKQERIITER
- the murD gene encoding UDP-N-acetylmuramoyl-L-alanine--D-glutamate ligase: MAGHSVVVLGMGKTGLACVDYLYRQGVSPLVVDSRENPPGLASLPADVARHCGDFPQELLCRAKTLVVSPGISLKQPAIEAARASGVEIIGDIELFARANRVPVIGITGSNGKSTVTTLVGLMAEKADLRVGVAGNIGTPVLSLLEESLDLCVLELSSFQLETTFSLSCQAATVLNLSEDHMDRYLDIEDYRAAKLRIYRGAQAVISNRQDLRTYPLEACPDFSFGSDNSGYGLLEVDGECWLAVEGEPVMNTRDMGLLGRHNQLNALAAMALADRVGIQREAQLAALREFSGLAYRCELVANKNGVLWVNDSKATNVGATIAAIEGLEGQYSGRLFLLAGGQGKGQDFSPLEPLLNHQVHQTICFGEDGDAIAGLTPQHHRVDSLEQAIDYCSNQVCAGDLVLLAPACASFDQFVSFEARGARFNQLVELL
- the mraY gene encoding phospho-N-acetylmuramoyl-pentapeptide-transferase; the protein is MLVWLAEHLTHYWSVFNIFSYLTFRAILSILTSLVICLWMGPRLIKRLQRLQIGQVVRNDGPESHFSKSGTPTMGGIMILVSIAISCLLWARLDNPDVWVVLFVLVTFGIIGFIDDYRKVVRKDPNGLIARWKYFWQSVATLLVAFFLYATAHHASETTLVIPFFKSVMPQLGLWFILLTYFVVVGSSNAVNLTDGLDGLAIMPTVMVAAGFAIVAWATGNVNFASYLHIPYVPKAGELVVVCTSIVGAGLGFLWFNTYPAQVFMGDVGSLALGALLGIIAVLVRQEFLLVIMGGVFVLETVSVILQVGSYKLRGQRIFRMAPIHHHYELKGWPEPRVIVRFWIMTLVLVLVGLATLKMR
- a CDS encoding UDP-N-acetylmuramoyl-tripeptide--D-alanyl-D-alanine ligase, which gives rise to MVQERQDVALPQLVVRDSHQALADLGAYVRSQLDLKVAAITGSCGKTSVKEMLASILGREGKALATRGNLNNEIGVPLTLLELTEEHQYAVIELGANHAGEIAFTTALTRPDVAVVTNVSAAHLEGFGSLQGVADAKFEIFQGLGKEGIAVLNRKQYDFENWHHKLAIQPQLGFALEDPDSDLYADAIEMQASGCRFMLHTPKGAAEVRLRVPGRHNVANALAAAGTALALGIPLETIVAGLEAFDSVPGRLQRTELKDCVVIDDSYNASADSVSAAIEVLKEMPGYRIFVFGDMAELGDESDALHQRIGRELKASGIEQVLLLGDKTRLTAKECQGHWYSDKPLLIKALEQLITEQKDVVILVKGARSMKMDEVVTVLTNNEEMAC
- the murG gene encoding undecaprenyldiphospho-muramoylpentapeptide beta-N-acetylglucosaminyltransferase, with amino-acid sequence MSKRTLLVMAGGTGGHVFPGLAVADYLKQQGWDIHWLGTRERLEAQLVPEHGYPISFIEIKALRGQGLKSKLQAPWKLLKALGQARRVIKAIKPDVVLGMGGFASGPGGVAARLAGIPLVLHEQNAAAGMTNRLLSKIATRVLEAFPNTFQNSPKLELVGNPVRQAMIDIPAPQERLDLSRKSLRVLVIGGSQGAKVLNETLPQAVANIADLEIRHQCGKGQQQSVSEAYYDLGVKTGVQANVTVLPFIKDMAAAYTWADLLICRAGALTVAEVSAAGVAAIFVPFAAAVDDHQTKNARQLVRAGAALLIPQAELTAELLSQKIAQLAQDRPQILDMATKARQQAITDATKRVANVCQKLVAQEID
- the murE gene encoding UDP-N-acetylmuramoyl-L-alanyl-D-glutamate--2,6-diaminopimelate ligase; the encoded protein is MLMLDDLLRPWGVIAPNREVQNITLDSRTLQPGELFLAVRGHEVDGRNYITSAIGKGASAVVVECDSHQQHGSCEVRDGVPCLSFWQLSMHLSAIAARFYGQPAEQMAVVGVTGTNGKSTISHLVANWCQLLGQQSAVMGTLGNGLWQKIRPGTNTTASAVECQQLLAQFVKQRVDVVAMEVSSHGLDQFRVDGIPFRVAVFSNLSRDHLDYHGDLQSYAEAKSRLFSFSSVEHRVINADDLLGRGLIQQYPQSIAYSLKGRPLAHPGDSIWVEAIEFSDSGFCARIGSSFGRGELKVPLLGEFNVENVLAALGSMLALGYEWNALLDVAPRLMAVSGRMELFSSENHPAMVVDYAHTPDALHKALLAVRQHCRGTLWCIFGCGGDRDRGKRSQMMALAEEHADRVVVTDDNPRRESPGQIVSEILAGADKPERVQVIHQRDQAIRWAFEQAAKDDLILVAGKGHEDYQIVGDKVLDFSDRQWVRELQESQS